In a single window of the Sesamum indicum cultivar Zhongzhi No. 13 linkage group LG16, S_indicum_v1.0, whole genome shotgun sequence genome:
- the LOC105178531 gene encoding G-type lectin S-receptor-like serine/threonine-protein kinase At2g19130, with amino-acid sequence MTLRNHFYTMIHLVFLCFCITSFSCLAADTISRNATLSGDQTIVSSGGNFELGFFSPGNSSKHYIGIWYKKVGKLTVVWVANRETPVLDKNSAQLKILDGNLVLLNESQTKIWSTDTNSTASDVVAVLLDDGNLVLRDGSESNSSIGQPLWESFDNPADTWLPGGKIAYNKRTRTKQLLTSWRNSEDPAPGLFSLELDPNGSQYIIRWNGSEEYWTSGAWNGHIFSLVPEMRLNYIYNFSYIDNENESYFTYSLYNPSIISRFIMDVSGQIKQLSWDNTDWNLFWSQPRQQCEVYAYCGPFGTCNQNSLPFCDCLGGFQPKSENDWNLKDYSGGCVREMNLQCGNNSTNSNGRRDAFLVRPYMSLLDNSPTMTVRSAGECESACLNNCSCTAYAYDGNQCSIWNEELLNLQQLSQGDGNAKTIYIRLSASSSVFSSAKKSKGPIVGAVIGSIAAIVLLLAIVMAVIWRRRRQIVGSSKPVEGSLMAFAYKDLQNATKNFSEKLGGGGFGSVFKGTLPDSSVVAVKKLESISQGEKQFRTEVSTIGTIQHMNLVRLRGFCSEGSKKLLVYDYMANSSLDSHLFRANESKVLEWKTRYEIALGVARGLSYLHEKCRDCIIHCDIKPENILLDAEFCPKVADFGLAKLVGRDFSRVLTTMRGTRGYLAPEWISGVAITAKADVYSYGMMLFELVSGRRNSESSEDGKVKFFPAVAARVTVDGGDVLGLLDPLLDGNADVEEVLKVCKVACWCIQDDENTRPSMGQVVQILEGLMDVNLPSIPRSLQVFVESEEHIIFFTDSSSADQSSQTKSNTSSASAHSKTSTSSAN; translated from the coding sequence ATGACCCTCAGAAACCATTTTTATACTATGATTCATCTTGTCTTTCTCTGTTTCTGCATCACCTCTTTTTCCTGCCTTGCAGCCGACACCATTTCAAGGAACGCAACGCTCTCTGGGGATCAAACCATTGTTTCTTCAGGTGGGAACTTTGAGCTGGGATTCTTCAGCCCAGGTAATTCTTCAAAACACTACATAGGCATATGGTACAAGAAAGTCGGCAAACTAACTGTAGTCTGGGTGGCGAACAGAGAAACCCCAGTTTTAGACAAGAATTCTGCTCAACTCAAGATTTTGGATGGTAACTTAGTGCTCCTAAATGAGTCACAGACCAAGATTTGGTCCACTGATACAAATTCCACAGCTTCAGATGTAGTTGCCGTGCTTCTTGATGATGGGAACTTAGTTCTGAGAGATGGGTCAGAGTCAAATTCTTCAATTGGTCAACCTTTGTGGGAAAGTTTTGATAATCCGGCGGATACATGGTTGCCTGGGGGAAAGATTGCTTATAACAAAAGAACACGCACGAAGCAACTTTTAACTTCTTGGAGAAATTCTGAGGATCCTGCGCCTGGGCTGTTTTCTCTCGAGCTTGATCCAAACGGGAGTCAGTATATTATAAGGTGGAATGGGAGTGAGGAGTATTGGACTAGTGGGGCTTGGAATGGTCATATTTTTAGTCTAGTCCCTGAAATGAGGTTGAATTACATCTATAATTTTAGCTATATTGATAATGAGAACGAGAGTTATTTCACGTATTCTCTCTATAATCCGTCTATTATATCAAGATTCATTATGGATGTTTCCGGGCAGATTAAGCAGTTGTCGTGGGATAACACGGACTGGAACCTGTTTTGGTCTCAGCCGAGGCAGCAGTGCGAGGTGTATGCTTATTGTGGGCCGTTTGGTACCTGCAATCAGAATTCATTGCCGTTCTGTGATTGTTTGGGGGGATTTCAGCCTAAGTCGGAAAACGATTGGAATTTGAAGGATTATTCGGGTGGCTGTGTGAGGGAGATGAATTTGCAGTGTGGAAATAACAGTACTAATTCTAATGGGAGAAGAGATGCATTTCTTGTGAGGCCCTATATGAGCTTACTTGACAATTCTCCAACGATGACGGTTAGGAGTGCAGGCGAATGTGAATCTGCTTGCTTGAATAATTGCTCTTGCACAGCTTATGCCTATGATGGAAATCAATGTTCTATTTGGAATGAGGAACTATTGAATCTGCAGCAACTGAGCCAGGGAGATGGTAATGCGAAaaccatatatataagacTTTCTGCTTCTTCGTCTGTGTTTTCTAGTGCCAAGAAAAGTAAGGGGCCAATTGTTGGTGCTGTCATTGGTTCCATTGCTGCTATAGTCCTACTTCTGGCAATCGTAATGGCAGTAATTTGGAGACGCCGGAGGCAAATAGTTGGGAGTTCCAAGCCAGTGGAAGGTTCTTTGATGGCATTTGCATACAAAGATTTGCAAAATGCAACGAAAAATTTCTCGGAAAAGTTGGGAGGAGGTGGTTTTGGATCTGTTTTTAAAGGGACTTTACCCGACTCATCTGTCGTTGCTGTGAAGAAGCTCGAAAGCATCAGCCAAGGAGAGAAGCAATTCAGGACAGAGGTCAGCACAATCGGGACAATTCAACACATGAATCTTGTTAGGCTTCGTGGGTTTTGCTCCGAAGGTAGTAAAAAGCTGTTGGTTTATGACTACATGGCAAATAGCTCCTTGGACTCCCATCTTTTCCGTGCCAATGAATCCAAGGTTTTGGAGTGGAAGACGAGATACGAAATTGCATTGGGAGTAGCTAGGGGGTTGTCGTATCTCCATGAAAAGTGCCGGGACTGCATCATTCATTGTGATATAAAGCctgaaaatatattactaGATGCTGAATTCTGTCCTAAAGTGGCAGATTTTGGCTTGGCAAAGCTCGTCGGGCGTGATTTTAGTCGGGTTCTGACGACCATGAGAGGAACGAGGGGTTACCTTGCTCCTGAATGGATATCTGGAGTTGCTATTACAGCCAAAGCAGATGTATACAGCTATGGAATGATGCTCTTTGAACTAGTATCAGGAAGGCGAAACTCTGAGAGCTCTGAAGATGGGAAAGTTAAATTTTTCCCAGCGGTGGCTGCTAGAGTGACGGTAGATGGAGGGGACGTGCTTGGCCTGTTAGATCCTCTACTGGATGGAAACGCCGATGTAGAGGAGGTCTTAAAGGTATGCAAAGTTGCTTGTTGGTGCATCCAGGATGACGAAAACACTAGGCCATCAATGGGTCAGGTAGTTCAAATCCTTGAAGGCCTCATGGATGTGAACTTGCCTTCAATTCCTCGTTCACTCCAAGTCTTCGTTGAAAGTGAGGAGCACATAATCTTCTTCACTGATTCCTCATCTGCTGACCAGAGTTCACAGAcgaaaagcaacacctcaagTGCTTCGGCTCACTCCAAGACCAGCACATCATCAGCTAATTAG
- the LOC105178533 gene encoding myb-related protein Myb4, whose product MVRPPYVDSNGLKKGAWSDDEDNKLRAYVQRYGHWNWRLLPKYAGLARCGKSCRLRWVNYLKPGVKRGNFSKEEEALVVKLHNQLGNKWSAIAANLPGRTDNEIKNFWHTRIERRRNGNPAHKKAKGHTAADKPSSKAQVLTQDKPSELTLSETLTLNESASSDSLINLQNSTLSVDTNSTSGSASESQVDCWADTFLGSTDYSQEGCFQPLPEEEFLIHSELSTSESSYPSALCWNADDDLSIMSPDFWGGSFVSNTSNSESETSYISTQEMGGFYDPFLEYIHHQLP is encoded by the exons ATGGTGAGGCCGCCTTATGTTGACAGCAATGGGCTGAAGAAAGGTGCTTGGAGTGACGATGAGGACAACAAGTTGAGGGCTTATGTTCAGAGATATGGCCACTGGAACTGGCGATTGCTTCCCAAGTATGCTG GTCTGGCAAGATGTGGGAAGAGTTGCAGACTGCGGTGGGTGAACTATTTGAAGCCCGGTGTCAAAAGAGGGAACTTCAGCAAAGAGGAAGAGGCTCTCGTCGTCAAACTGCATAACCAACTCGGAAATAA GTGGTCAGCCATAGCAGCAAATTTGCCCGGAAGAACTGACaatgaaatcaagaatttcTGGCACACGCGCATAGAGAGACGCCGCAACGGAAATCCAGCACACAAGAAAGCTAAAGGGCACACTGCTGCTGACAAACCATCTTCCAAAGCCcaggtcttgacccaagacaAGCCTTCTGAACTTACCCTTTCTGAAACATTAACCCTAAACGAATCGGCTTCTTCCGATTCTCTCATAAACCTTCAAAACTCAACACTATCCGTTGACACTAACAGTACCTCAGGTTCAGCATCAGAATCCCAAGTGGATTGCTGGGCTGATACATTTCTGGGAAGTACAGATTACAGCCAAGAGGGTTGTTTCCAACCACTGCCAGAGGAAGAGTTTCTTATCCATTCCGAATTATCAACCTCCGAGTCCTCTTACCCGAGTGCTCTCTGCTGGAATGCAGACGATGATCTTAGCATCATGTCGCCGGATTTCTGGGGTGGATCCTTTGTGTCGAACACTTCAAACTCTGAGAGTGAAACTAGTTACATTTCGACACAGGAAATGGGAGGGTTTTATGATCCGTTCCTTGAGTACATTCATCATCAGCTGCCATGA